In the Triticum aestivum cultivar Chinese Spring chromosome 2B, IWGSC CS RefSeq v2.1, whole genome shotgun sequence genome, TCACTTGTAAAGTTATCCAAAATTTGCACCTTTTAGGCAAACTTTTGGGGGAAGTGAGGTCCAAAATACATGTACCACTAAGTTTTATTGTTGTAAAATTCACAATCAGTAAAGTGAAATCACATAATTTGTAGATAATTCGTTTAATTCTTTACATTCCTGCATAACTAAACATGGGAAGTGGCTTAACCTTTATGTTCCTAGTTCTTTTTTCCAATCAGAGACAATATGCAACAGAAAGACAATGTGCAACAGAATTTCGATGCAAAGATGACTCGTATCATAATGCCATTAATTTTCATACCAGCAGTTTAAGGTCTAAACATATGGCAGCAAAACAAGAAAACAGAAGCACCATCCTAATCGCACGAATTGTCCGGGGGGATTTGATTAAGTAGATAACTAGTAACCCTATGAGAACTAGTAACTGAACAAACCCTCGCAGTTTGCCCGAGTACAACATAATGTAGCTTCACAAAAAAGTGTTGCCCCCCTACCAATTTACTGGCCTCCCTCAACTCAGCATCTGTGTGCCAAACTGTAATGTACCGTCAACCGCTGAAATGAACGGCTCTTGAATATGGGAGTATTGCCTTGCTAGACCTTATCTTCCTTGTCGCCTACAAGGGGGAGCATCTCCACCCGACTTCTCGGCGAGTTCGTTCCTTGGCTCCCTAGGGGCGCAGCAGCCTGCTGTTGGGAGATGAGATGCCTCACATACCCATAGAAAGTACAGCCGACGAGCGTGATTGCGCATCCAATTGCATTCATGGGGGAGATTGGGTTCCGGAAGATCAACCACGAGACCAACACGGCGACAGCAACCTACAGTGGAATGTTCAGTTGTGGAAACAGAGGAGAAGCTTGTGGGAAAAAAGCATAGATAGTCCAGAATGGTCTTACTTTAAGGTTGCCAGCAACATTGAAGGTCACAGCGGTGGTTGAATGGATCACGTAGAAGATGGAGAAGTTGAGGCAAAACGCAAGCACCCCTGAGCCTAGGATGATAATCAGCGAAGAAAAGACAGAGTCGTGCGTGTAGAACCAGTCGATTACGCCACCTCCTTCAAGCAACATTGCTGGTAGAGCCAGTATCATGGTGGCAAAGGGTGCCATGTAGTACACTGTGTTAATGCTGTAGAAACAGAGAATACTTGATAAATCATCTGACCGAGGCAAGAACTTACAGGACTGAACCTGACCGGTAGCACTACAGTAAGAACTAGATCTTTTGATCCTCGAACTCAAAAAACAACTTATCCTTTTAGGAAGAAAGAAGATAAAATGTTTTAAACTTACGGATGCCAGACAACACCAGTTGCTAAAGCATCAGACATTACACAACGAGATGAGCATGTACCTGTCAAATTTGTATCCATGGAGCAGGGACTCTGCCAAGATGGTCTTGGTAGACGTGGCGAGGCAGCCAATCATGGCAGCACAGAAACCAAAAATGTTGAAGCTGAGCTCTGTCATTGAGGTTAGGAGGATCCCCCCGACTATCGGGACCAGCGAAGCCCATATGCGCCACTCGAAGTGCTTGCTCCAAACCAACCACTGCAGAATAACTGCATCACACGGAACCGTCAGAAAAGTTGTTAATAGGCAGCAACACCACAACTCTACTGCTTCTTTGTGAACAGGAATAATGCGGCAGTAAGAGCACAGAATGACTGTGCTGTACCTGTGGTTGCAGGGGTGAACGATTTGATAGTCTGCATGAAGGAGACCGGGATGTAGCGCAGGCTGACGTTCCCGAGCACGATGTTCATGCAGAACACGAAGGACATGGGGAAGATCCTCTTCCAGCGGTCCTCGGGCTCGACCTGAATCAGCGGCTTCGCCTTGAGCACGTGGATCGCGACGTATGCCCCGATGGAAGAGCATATGAAGTGGACGCAGGACACCGTCAGGGGGAACTTGAAATCCAGCTTCTGCAGAAATAAAAAAGGGGGGTTAATGTCATATCACCAAACAAACACATTGCTCTCCGGAAAGGGGGCCATTGTTCTCATGCCATATGGTTTATGCAGCCCAAATGAATCGTATCATTCGGGACTAGTTCATTCCATTTTCGCGGCGAGGATACGACGCTGTGAACCAAGAGCTAATCGGGTTACAGGTGCAAAACATTACTACTACGTACTAAGGATTACATACAGGTGGGTGGGTGGAAGTGGTGAGCAGAACTGGTGAAGGGGACGACATCTCAAAATCAGACTGAACCACTAGGTCCAGTGGATGTGCAGCAGAGGCAGCTCCCAGCCCAACGAATGTGCTCTTCTTGACttgttgtactagtagtagtaTGAATCTATGGAAACCGCAGAAAGGGCGGTCCTTTTTTCCCCCATTGGGGGCAAACAGAGCCACGCGTTGCTACCAATTGCTCCTCCTGCTCCTTGTGGGTGTGGCCGCCTCGCATTAGCACCAAATCAGGTCGGAGAGCGGGGTCCCGACTCACAGATCCGAGGAATGgagacggcggccggcggcgagatgAGATGCGAGAGGGGGAGAAGGGGGGTGGGTACGGGGTACCTGGAAGATCCatttgttgatgatgatgacggtgacgttGAAGCCCCACCACTGGAGGATGGCGAGCACCGCGCGCATGCTGCCcagcccgccgccggccgccgactCCATCCCAATCCGGCTCCCGCGTGGGCTGGGGGCGAGCCGAAAGGTGGCCGGGAAAGACGCGGCCTTTCTCCTTCCCCCGGCCGCAGTTAGTAGCTGAACCAGCCCcggcggaggaaggcggcggcgggaggggggaggggggagaggaaGGCAAGAAGAAGGCCGAGTCCCGTCCGTCAGTGGAGTAGGaaggggaaggagtaggagagagtAGGGAGTAGGGAGGAAGCTGCCGCTCTCGTCTGTCTTTGTCTTCGCTCTGAATCCAAATggatctctcctctcctctcctccgtaTACCTAAAATCCATTGATTGGTGGGTTGATTGAAAGATACAGTACCAAGGAATACTTTTCTCCTTgtacctttttattaatttatttattttcccGTTATTAAGATATCTTtttttataaataaaaaatgaaataaTGTTTTTGTTAActtaaaatgtagcatcaagtggatacacctcagcgccataaATAATTAGGATGCACAAGGCCGGCAACAACTCACGCGCTTGAGAACAACATAAAACGCTGGTCCATCCACAACAAAGTCGTGTTGAGAGGTAAAATGAATTGCTGGTATTTTTCTGTGCAATCTGTTTGTCAGAGAGAATAAGGGGGGAAAACATGTGTTTGATGATCTTCGGTTGGCCAAAACCTTTGGCGTTTCGGAGACGACATTGGAACCGAGCCAGAGATGCGATGTCATGGTTGGCCGCGCAGTAACCGTAGAAGAGGAGCGGGACCAGCAAGTGTCATAAGTGAGGGGTTGCCGGTGTCAAaaagaggagggagagggtagaGGGATGGTTGAAGATGTGTCGGCTCGTGCAATACGGAAGTGCAAGGTAGCAACACCGGCCACGGGTGGTGGCCAACGTGTCTGCAGAGGCAGGCGACGGAGAGAGGTGGGAGGTCGATGGTGACGGGTGGCTAAGCTGATTTTCTTTTCTCGGTTAACTAGCTGAATAATAGGCAGTACAAAAATatgcatactccctctgttcataaatataagatgttttatttatttttataaatCAAATGTATATAGCCATGTTTTAGTGTGTTTATCCACTCATTTCGATATGTATGTATTTTATACTGAAATTACTAGGTACACTCCTCCCGTGATACCATTTTCTCTTCGTCTCTCATTTGAAAAGGAAAGATGCCAATGTGGAGTTGGTATATTCGTCGGCACCGACGAGTGAGTCAGTCTCACCACGGACAGTGGCAAGCAGAAAAAAGGCCCACTAGCATGGAAGCTTGCTTGTGCATGCAACAGGAAGAAAGAAGCAGACAAACAAACAAAACGTGAGGATAGAAAAACAATGGTACCctactctactactactactactacttaggTTGCATTCGTTGCACTTAAAAGTGGCCAGGTCAAACTTGGAGAACCATCAAAAGTTGCTTCGAGATCTAGACTTGGAAAAAGGTTGTGTGACCACCACTAGCAAATGTTGCTGGTCAAGCAAaggttgctgctttagctctcctCCCGGCACCCTTTTGCTGACCAATTTTTGACATGATGCAAAATTACATGTTTTTTCTTCAGATAGATAGAGAAGGGAGAGGGAGTCACGACCGACGCGGCGACCGAGAAGCCTACTTCAGCTTTATAGCTGTCCAACCTCCTTCATGCAAAGCTTATCTCACACTCATCATCCTCTACTACACCTTCACCAGACGCCGCACACACCCTAGTTGGCGATGAGCAAGAAGACGGGCGCTAAGAACACCTAGACGTGGTGGCTGCTTGGCAGTAGCCGCCAGGACAGCAGATCCAGCTCTGGATCGAGTTCTCGATGGCAAATCCAACTTTGGATCGAGTTCTCGCCGACGCCATGCTCGTCGGGCCCCTCCTCGTCCATGGCTTCGTCCACCGCTAAAGTGGAGCCGCTCTCCTTAGATGAGGAGGAGCAGAAGCCATCCCTCCTCCCCACGGCGACGGGCGATGAGTTTGCAACATAAATGCACGAGGCATTGCTTTGGTCCCTAACCGGCTGACGTTTGATGCCGCCTCTCCGTGCCACACCGCAGCATCCAAATCAAACGCTTCCACGTGAAGGAGGAGGCACGGTCCCCATGAGCATCTAGATGAGACACCACGTGAAGGAGAAGCCATCGATGCAGCCATTGGTAGTTCTCTATTCTCCCCaccatcaagaaggaggagacagcCTGTCTAAGTTGTCCCCCATGCTTCCACTAGTACCTCAAAAGGCGCAATGGCTACTCCTCGTCCAAGTGCAAACCAGGGAACGAAGCAATACGACGCGCAGGGCGGCGGTCACGAAGAGCCAGGCTACGCTGCCCTAGGTGCTCGCGAAGACTTGGGCCAATCGGATGCCTGCCATTGGCGCCAACTCAATGGTCAGCTCCTCAATGTGGGGCTGGTAGAGTCTAAGCACACCCGCTTCACCCTAGCCGCCGAAGATAAGTAGCTCAAGGCGCTAGAAGATGCGGCGGAGTGTCTGCGCCGCAATCGCACCACATCAGCCATACATAGATGCAGCGACGCCTGGCAGGCCTTCCTTCCCTAgcacgacggcgatggcgatggtgTGGGCTACGGACCAAACGACGACATGGACACCGACCGATGTGTCGATGGCCTCATAGGCCATGCCTACGAGGTCACCTATCGGTACATCGTCCGGTTTTATTTAATTTAGTTTTAAGTTTATATTGAACTTGTTTAAATGTTGTCCATTCGGCGATTGTATGTTTTCGGAACttgcttagggcatgtacaatggttctatcttaagagtgccacgtaggataaatgatgaggtgcaGGAGAGAGAAATCCTAAgataaggcttgtcttctcttatttaagagaagacaagagatgatctcttagcacaatttgtctcaccatgttTCTAGGAACAACTAATTATTGAGGATAAGGCTAAGAAATGAtccattgtagacatgtttttttgtcatctctaatttacatgcaagacttaagataagactatcttatcaaccattgtacatgcccttaaaaCTCATGTTGGGTTGCATGTTTTCGGAGATTGTCCAAACTGTTCGGCGGAGAAATGGAAAAAGGGTTAGATTAAATTCAATAGGAAAAGTGTGCCCGACTATTCATACCCGAATCTTGCAAACATAGTCGGATCGTCTAAAATTTGAATGTTGACATATAGTCAACTAGTTGTAGCAAAAATGTTATTCTAATAGTGCCAACAGAAGGTAAAAATGTTGTATTGCAAATATTAGACAAATGATTGATCAAAAAATTTGAACAACCGATACAATCAAAGTGCTGGATTCACTATGATATTTTAATAAATGTAAAACATTTATTTGTCTCCGGTTATTTGACtttttcaaaaaaatagaaaaatgcatGGTCGGACTATATATTTTTGAAACGTGTACATGTTTCTAACAATTTATACTTAACATTTTTACTTCATGATAACTCGTGCTGTTGTAAAATATATTTGATTTTATTAATATACACTATTTGATATACTATCCCAAATACTATATTTGGTATGTTAAGTGGAATGAGCGATGTAGCACAATCATTCATATTAGGTAAATATTTGTCATCTTATTTAAACAATTATTATTATAAATACATTTTTAACAGTAAATTGTAAAATTATTTATCAAATATCATTTTTCATCTAATTTGGGGTGTTCAGGAAACTATGTTGTTAGGATGTATTTCAATACAAATCAAAATAAACAAATATAATCACAATATGTGCTTGTATGTCTCCTTGTAAATAAGACGTTAAGCTTAGTGGTGGATCAATAGATACAAGATTGCACGAAATGCAAACTAGTGTTCTATCTCCGATCTTCCACACTTTTTTTTGTATCAAAATCATGCAGTTTGTAGTATGCATGATTATTCAGAATTCAATGAATATCAGTGGTGTTCACTAGTCTTTTATATTGACTATTTCTTAAAAAAGGCAACTTGCCAGAAATGTCTATCTATTCTGGAGCACAAGCAATTTGGTATCTCCTCAACTCATTCGATACCAATGTTGGATGCTGCCAAAAACAACCTCTAACCAACTGAGATTAGTGACTTCACTAACTAATTTAAAAAATCACATTGTGCACAAAATATTATAGTTATTTGAGAAAAAGATCCAACTTTATTAACTAAGGAAGCAGAATACATTAGATTAAAGGAAACTGGCACACAATGAACAATAATGGGTTAGGATAAAACTAAAAGTTAAATAGAGGCTATTTGGAATAGCATCTTATGCTTTAATTATTTGCAGCTCGACGTCTCACCATGACTCCGGTGAAGACACTGCAGGAGACCAAACATACACAAGCTTGACTAACCTCAATGGTTTTGAATGCCGCATGAGTCTCCTATCCCCAATAGGCGAGAGCCTAGTATCATTGAATGTGTTGTACAggccgggggaggggggggggcaattGCCCCCTTCCAGACCATGTTTCTTGGTAACCACTCATCATGAGCCGCCTCCTCACCAGTGCCGCACGCATGGCCAAGGAGACTCTCCTCGACTGGCGCATTAGGTGGTCCTCCTTGCTGTCATCGAGGCCTAGCTCGTCCTTGCTAATGGATTGGAGCAGGGTGTTTGATGAATTTTTATACGCAATAAACTCAGTTTATTTGTGTGAGCTGTGGTAGACTGGCATGGAAATAAATACGAGATATATGCGGAAAAAAATAACTTCTATTTAGCAAAGTGTTACCATACGACGGACGTGTGGGTCCCACGCATAGCTAAAAGTTATGAAAGAAATACTGTAGTCAACATTGGACTCTATTTGTAGAGTTCATCGTGAAGAATAGAGTGGTGCAAAAAGGATTTAAGTTTAACACTTTTTTGAGAGAAATAATTAATAAAAGAGAGAAATGCGTGCATGCATAAGCTTGTTTAGGTTACGTAATTGTACATGCATTCGTCAACTAAGGCATGCATGTAAGCTATATAgatagatagtagatagatagatagataggtttaggttttatttttcttcttctttcttattTTATTTCTATTCCCACTAAACCTCATGTACTCTCTCAACATATTGTAATTGTAATGTTATAATTAATAAAGTTTCTTTTATTCACTTTGTAATATCACTTGGTATTATCAAATTATTCATAATAAAGCTTGGATTCGTATTTATCTTATCTCAGTTACTTGAAGGAATTTCCAATTCATAATGAACTGTACTTTTTCACTTAAGTCCTTGACTGTAATTCTTATTTTTATTTGAATGGTGATCCAAAAGTCCAAAAACGAGCAAAGGTCGTGCCCAAAttttgaattgcttcatgcccttgACCCTGCAACGTCCAACAAATCACAGAAATTTTTTCAAAGTCTGAAATCATGTTGCATCTTGAAATGTAAAATCTGGCCCAGGAATAAATCGACATATGTAAAAGCAGAGGTGACTGAGACTGAGAAGGCTGGGGCTCTAACATCAATAGATTAGCTGGTAATATTCCATTTCATTCCATAGTGTGTACAGAGCGTCCTCCTGTAGCAGCGGCGTGAGCAGTATGTTTTCCGTGGAGGCCGAAGGGGTATGAAAGAGATTAGGTCAACGTGAGACATTAGGGGTGGCAGCGCGAGTAATTTCGTGTGGTTAGACGACTGTGATATTTTGTGTCTGCCCCCAGTGGTGCTATTATAGGGGTTTACGGGTAGTAGAAGTTGGGGTTTGTAGTTTTTGACG is a window encoding:
- the LOC123047613 gene encoding UDP-galactose transporter 1, with the protein product MESAAGGGLGSMRAVLAILQWWGFNVTVIIINKWIFQKLDFKFPLTVSCVHFICSSIGAYVAIHVLKAKPLIQVEPEDRWKRIFPMSFVFCMNIVLGNVSLRYIPVSFMQTIKSFTPATTVILQWLVWSKHFEWRIWASLVPIVGGILLTSMTELSFNIFGFCAAMIGCLATSTKTILAESLLHGYKFDSINTVYYMAPFATMILALPAMLLEGGGVIDWFYTHDSVFSSLIIILGSGVLAFCLNFSIFYVIHSTTAVTFNVAGNLKVAVAVLVSWLIFRNPISPMNAIGCAITLVGCTFYGYVRHLISQQQAAAPLGSQGTNSPRSRVEMLPLVGDKEDKV